In the genome of Desulfofarcimen acetoxidans DSM 771, one region contains:
- a CDS encoding YkgJ family cysteine cluster protein yields the protein MKVPSKIIVAVHRLYALIDQLADQLVRMDNYWNKCFPCTNKGCCCVGVDIPVYEAEWLLIAEYLSKLCHEDIEQVKKNLSDNILCPFRLTTKCAIHTVRPLYCRFTPYMAVYYEAATEIEVMYPAANCTFIRQHCTRITGSPPQSFESLGGRHFIVITETVYKAQEFKLLKDFGDTKYLSELLFL from the coding sequence ATGAAGGTACCGTCAAAAATCATAGTGGCGGTTCACAGGCTTTATGCTTTAATAGATCAACTGGCAGACCAGCTGGTTCGGATGGATAACTATTGGAACAAGTGTTTTCCCTGTACGAACAAGGGCTGCTGCTGTGTCGGTGTAGATATTCCCGTTTATGAGGCGGAATGGCTATTAATAGCTGAATATCTGAGCAAGCTATGTCATGAGGATATTGAACAGGTTAAAAAAAATCTTAGTGATAATATTTTATGCCCTTTTCGCTTAACAACTAAATGCGCGATACACACCGTACGGCCACTTTACTGCCGGTTTACTCCATATATGGCTGTCTATTATGAAGCTGCCACAGAAATTGAGGTTATGTACCCGGCGGCCAACTGCACTTTTATCCGCCAACACTGTACCCGTATTACAGGCAGCCCGCCTCAGAGTTTTGAGAGCTTGGGCGGCAGGCATTTTATCGTAATTACTGAAACTGTCTATAAGGCACAGGAATTTAAATTATTAAAAGACTTTGGTGATACAAAATATCTTTCCGAATTATTGTTCCTTTAG